The proteins below are encoded in one region of Pygocentrus nattereri isolate fPygNat1 chromosome 13, fPygNat1.pri, whole genome shotgun sequence:
- the cript gene encoding cysteine-rich PDZ-binding protein: MVCEKCEKKLGRVITPDTWKDGARNTTESGGRKLNENKMLTSKKARFDPYGKSGFATCRICKSSVHQAGSHYCQGCAYKKGICAMCGKKVLDTKNYKQTSV; this comes from the exons ATGGTTTGTGAAAAAT GTGAGAAGAAACTAGGACGAGTTATTACTCCAGATACCTGGAAAGATGGTGCAAGAAATACAACAG AAAGCGGTGGACGGAAacttaatgaaaataaaatgctgaCATCAAAAAAGGCCAG GTTTGATCCATATGGAAAATCTGGATTTGCCACATGCAGAATATGCAAAAGCTCTGTCCACCAGGCAGGATCACACTACTGCCAGGGATGTGCTTACAAAAAGG GGATCTGTGCTATGTGTGGGAAGAAGGTTCTTGACACCAAGAACTACAAACAGACCTCAGTGTGA
- the gch2 gene encoding GTP cyclohydrolase 2 translates to MEYQSSADMNGVCSSKLVTEYLCRNGFGELTIESKKLPVQDQSETSRKKAEDESRLPALEAAYTTILRGLGENTERQGLLRTPLRAAKAMQFLTKGYHETIYDILNDAIFDEDHDEMVIVKDIDMFSLCEHHLVPFFGKVHIGYLPSKKVVGLSKLARIVEIYSRRLQVQERLTKQIAMAISEALQPAGVAVVIEAAHMCMVMRGVQKMNSRTVTSTMLGVFREDPKTREEFLALSKNS, encoded by the exons ATGGAGTACCAGAGCAGCGCAGACATGAACGGCGTGTGCAGCAGCAAGCTGGTCACAGAGTACCTGTGCCGAAACGGCTTCGGCGAGCTGACCATCGAGTCCAAGAAGCTGCCCGTCCAGGACCAGAGCGAGACGTCCCGGAAGAAGGCGGAGGACGAGTCTCGGCTGCCGGCGCTGGAGGCTGCCTACACGACCATCCTGCGCGGCCTGGGTGAGAACACGGAGCGCCAGGGGCTCCTGAGGACACCGCTGCGCGCGGCCAAAGCCATGCAGTTCCTCACCAAGGGCTACCACGAGACCATATACG ACATCCTTAATGATGCCATCTTTGATGAAGATCACGACGAGATGGTTATAGTCAAAGACATCGACATGTTCTCCCTCTGTGAACACCACCTAGTACCATTCTTTGGCAAG GTTCACATAGGATATTTGCCAAGTAAAAAAGTGGTTGGCCTTAGTAAGCTTGCCAG GATTGTGGAAATCTACAGCCGCAGACTTCAAG TACAAGAGCGTTTGACAAAGCAAATCGCCATGGCAATCTCTGAGGCCTTGCAGCCAGCAGGAGTAGCTGTAGTCATTGAGGCAGC TCACATGTGCATGGTCATGCGTGGAGTCCAGAAGATGAACAGCCGCACGGTGACCAGTACCATGCTGGGAGTGTTCAGGGAAGACCCAAAAACCCGGGAGGAGTTCCTGGCCCTGAGCAAGAACTCATAG